The Arachis ipaensis cultivar K30076 chromosome B07, Araip1.1, whole genome shotgun sequence genome includes a window with the following:
- the LOC107605830 gene encoding protein WEAK CHLOROPLAST MOVEMENT UNDER BLUE LIGHT 1 isoform X1, translating to MEGVEDKLPSDSSLKIDEKTPPVEHVEDKLPSESTSTIDEETQLVENVKDKQPSYLSTTTAEEVPPAESSEQDTNESSTESPANPISNGKMESDAHFPDTEASELATMPHASNAQTVIQDEDHSTGNSASTQNIAVDLSARSSQGNLLEDSESGAVEDSSGNHELPEDATVDLTERSRQGTLVEDSEPRAVEDTSGNHELPEDATVDVTERSHPGTLVEDTSGKHELRVDVTADGDPDKENIALASFSERKDLQNDHSELDSPEINDAHVTTASVGSTTHDKNVDAKRGLIDTTTPFESVKEAVSKFGGIVDWKAHRERTVERRTLVEQELEKAQVQIPEYKKQAEAAEKAKVKVLQELDSTKRLIEELKLNLERAQTEEHQARQDSELAKLRVEEMEQGIADESSVAAKAQLEVAKGRLKAAITDLASVKEELEVLRKEYASLVTDKDQAIKKAEEAVAASKEVEKTVEDLTIELISLKESLEIAHAAHLEAEEQRIGSVMVRDQDSLDWEKELEHTEEELQRLNEQILSAKDLKSKLETASALLLDLKAELTAYMESKIKQEGDEGAEKTHIDMQAAAELARKELDEIKLNTEKATAEVSCLKVAATSLKSELEQEKSTLASIRQREGMASIAVASLEAELDRTRSEIALVQMREKEAKEMMTELPKKLQQTAEEANQANLLAQAARDKLQKVKAEVEQAKAGVSTMESRLLAAQKEIEAAKASEKLAIAAIKALQESELTRSKNEVDPSTGVTLSLEEYYELSRRAHEAEERANARVAAANAEIEKAKESELKSFEMLDDVNREIAARREALKLAMERAEKAREAKLGVEQQLRKWRAEHVQRRKASESGQGGVNQTKSPRGSFEGRKEAHTADNLSSPKSLVHVEHDEGGTSPESKHDKKKKKSLFPRVLMFFAKRKVHKSGN from the exons ATGGAGGGTGTTGAAGACAAGCTCCCCTCTGACTCCTCTTTAAAAATTGATGAAAAGACGCCACCGGTGGAACATGTCGAAGACAAGCTGCCCTCTGAATCCACTTCAACAATTGACGAAGAGACACAACTAGTAGAAAATGTCAAAGACAAGCAACCTTCTTACTTGTCTACGACAACTGCTGAAGAGGTGCCACCGGCAGAGTCCTCTGAACAAGATACTAATGAATCTTCCACTGAGTCTCCAGCCAACCCCATTAGTAATGGAAAAATGGAATCTGATGCTCATTTTCCAGACACTGAGGCCTCTGAATTAGCAACAATGCCACATGCTTCTAATGCTCAAACTGTAATACAAGATGAAGACCATTCAACTGGTAATTCAGCTTCAACCCAAAATATAGCTGTTGATTTATCAGCAAGGAGCAGCCAGGGAAACTTGCTTGAAGATTCTGAATCAGGGGCTGTAGAAGATAGCTCTGGCAACCATGAATTGccagaagatgcaacagttgattTAACAGAAAGAAGCCGCCAGGGAACCTTGGTTGAAGATTCTGAACCAAGGGCTGTAGAAGATACCTCTGGCAACCATGAATTGccagaagatgcaacagttgatgTAACAGAAAGAAGCCATCCGGGAACCTTGGTTGAAGACACCTCTGGCAAGCATGAATTGCGGGTAGATGTAACTGCTGATGGTGACCCTGATAAAGAGAATATAGCCTTGGCTTCCTTTTCTGAAAGAAAAGATTTGCAGAATGATCACAGTGAGCTAGATTCACCTGAAATCAATGATGCCCATGTTACCACAGCATCAGTTGGCTCAACCACTCATGATAAGAATGTTGATGCAAAAAGAGGCCTTATTGACACCACAACTCCTTTTGAATCTGTCAAGGAAGCTGTTTCCAAGTTTGGAGGAATTGTGGATTGGAAGGCTCACAGAGAACGGACTGTGGAG CGACGTACTCTAGTAGAACAAGAACTTGAGAAGGCACAAGTGCAGATTCCAGAGTACAAAAAACAAGCAGAGGCTGCAGAAAAGGCAAAAGTCAAAGTTCTGCAGGAGCTCGACAGTACTAAGAGACTAATAGAAGAGCTAAAACTTAACCTAGAGCGAGCACAAACAGAAGAGCATCAAGCAAGACAGGACTCGGAACTTGCAAAGCTCAGGGTGGAAGAGATGGAGCAGGGTATCGCAGATGAATCAAGTGTTGCAGCCAAGGCACAACTTGAGGTTGCTAAAGGCAGGTTAAAAGCAGCTATTACAGATTTAGCATCTGTAAAAGAGGAGCTCGAAGTTTTGCGTAAGGAATATGCTTCCTTAGTGACGGACAAAGATCAAGCTATTAAGAAAGCTGAGGAGGCAGTTGCTGCATCGAAGGAAGTAGAGAAGACAGTGGAAGATTTAACTATTGAGTTAATTTCTCTAAAGGAGTCATTAGAGATTGCACATGCTGCACACTTGGAAGCAGAGGAACAAAGAATAGGCTCCGTCATGGTAAGAGACCAGGATTCTCTCGATTGGGAGAAGGAACTCGAACATACGGAAGAAGAGCTTCAGAGACTCAATGAGCAGATTTTGTCTGCAAAGGATCTCAAATCTAAACTAGAAACAGCCTCTGCTTTATTACTTGATTTGAAAGCTGAATTAACTGCTTATATGGAGTCGAAAATAAAGCAGGAAGGTGATGAGGGAGCAGAGAAGACACACATTGATATGCAAGCAGCAGCTGAATTAGCAAGAAAGGAACTTGATGAAATAAAGCTTAACACAGAGAAGGCAACTGCTGAGGTTAGTTGCTTGAAGGTAGCTGCTACATCATTAAAATCAGAACTTGAACAAGAGAAATCTACTCTAGCTTCCATCAGGCAGAGAGAGGGAATGGCATCCATTGCAGTTGCATCTCTTGAAGCTGAATTGGATAGGACTAGATCAGAAATAGCGTTAGTTCAAATGAGGGAgaaagaagccaaggagatgatgACTGAATTACCCAAGAAACTACAACAAACTGCTGAAGAGGCTAATCAGGCCAACTTGCTTGCTCAAGCAGCTCGTGACAAACTGCAAAAAGTAAAGGCAGAAGTAGAGCAAGCTAAGGCTGGCGTAAGTACTATGGAAAGTAGATTACTTGCAGCTCAAAAAGAGATCGAGGCAGCTAAGGCTTCTGAAAAGCTGGCAATAGCAGCAATTAAAGCATTGCAAGAGAGTGAATTAACTAGAAGCAAAAATGAAGTGGATCCATCCACTGGGGTGACACTTTCTTTGGAGGAGTACTATGAGCTCAGCAGACGAGCGCATGAGGCAGAAGAGAGAGCCAATGCGAGGGTAGCAGCTGCTAATGCTGAAATTGAGAAGGCTAAGGAGTCTGAATTGAAGTCCTTCGAGAtgttggatgatgtgaatagagAGATAGCTGCTAGAAGGGAAGCTTTGAAGTTGGCAATGGAAAGAGCTGAGAAGGCAAGGGAAGCAAAATTAGGTGTAGAACAGCAATTACGAAAATGGAGGGCTGAACATGTGCAACGAAGAAAGGCCAGTGAATCTGGTCAAGGAGGTGTAAACCAGACTAAAAGTCCTAGGGGTAGTTTTGAAGGAAGGAAGGAAGCCCACACTGCAGATAATTTGTCTAGTCCAAAGTCTTTGGTGCATGTAGAGCATGATGAAGGTGGAACTTCCCCAGAATCAAAACatgataaaaagaagaagaagtcaTTGTTTCCCCGGGTTTTGATGTTCTTTGCTAAGAGGAAAGTGCACAAGTCagggaattga
- the LOC107605830 gene encoding protein WEAK CHLOROPLAST MOVEMENT UNDER BLUE LIGHT 1 isoform X2 — MEGVEDKLPSDSSLKIDEKTPPVEHVEDKQPSYLSTTTAEEVPPAESSEQDTNESSTESPANPISNGKMESDAHFPDTEASELATMPHASNAQTVIQDEDHSTGNSASTQNIAVDLSARSSQGNLLEDSESGAVEDSSGNHELPEDATVDLTERSRQGTLVEDSEPRAVEDTSGNHELPEDATVDVTERSHPGTLVEDTSGKHELRVDVTADGDPDKENIALASFSERKDLQNDHSELDSPEINDAHVTTASVGSTTHDKNVDAKRGLIDTTTPFESVKEAVSKFGGIVDWKAHRERTVERRTLVEQELEKAQVQIPEYKKQAEAAEKAKVKVLQELDSTKRLIEELKLNLERAQTEEHQARQDSELAKLRVEEMEQGIADESSVAAKAQLEVAKGRLKAAITDLASVKEELEVLRKEYASLVTDKDQAIKKAEEAVAASKEVEKTVEDLTIELISLKESLEIAHAAHLEAEEQRIGSVMVRDQDSLDWEKELEHTEEELQRLNEQILSAKDLKSKLETASALLLDLKAELTAYMESKIKQEGDEGAEKTHIDMQAAAELARKELDEIKLNTEKATAEVSCLKVAATSLKSELEQEKSTLASIRQREGMASIAVASLEAELDRTRSEIALVQMREKEAKEMMTELPKKLQQTAEEANQANLLAQAARDKLQKVKAEVEQAKAGVSTMESRLLAAQKEIEAAKASEKLAIAAIKALQESELTRSKNEVDPSTGVTLSLEEYYELSRRAHEAEERANARVAAANAEIEKAKESELKSFEMLDDVNREIAARREALKLAMERAEKAREAKLGVEQQLRKWRAEHVQRRKASESGQGGVNQTKSPRGSFEGRKEAHTADNLSSPKSLVHVEHDEGGTSPESKHDKKKKKSLFPRVLMFFAKRKVHKSGN, encoded by the exons ATGGAGGGTGTTGAAGACAAGCTCCCCTCTGACTCCTCTTTAAAAATTGATGAAAAGACGCCACCGGTGGAACATGTCG AAGACAAGCAACCTTCTTACTTGTCTACGACAACTGCTGAAGAGGTGCCACCGGCAGAGTCCTCTGAACAAGATACTAATGAATCTTCCACTGAGTCTCCAGCCAACCCCATTAGTAATGGAAAAATGGAATCTGATGCTCATTTTCCAGACACTGAGGCCTCTGAATTAGCAACAATGCCACATGCTTCTAATGCTCAAACTGTAATACAAGATGAAGACCATTCAACTGGTAATTCAGCTTCAACCCAAAATATAGCTGTTGATTTATCAGCAAGGAGCAGCCAGGGAAACTTGCTTGAAGATTCTGAATCAGGGGCTGTAGAAGATAGCTCTGGCAACCATGAATTGccagaagatgcaacagttgattTAACAGAAAGAAGCCGCCAGGGAACCTTGGTTGAAGATTCTGAACCAAGGGCTGTAGAAGATACCTCTGGCAACCATGAATTGccagaagatgcaacagttgatgTAACAGAAAGAAGCCATCCGGGAACCTTGGTTGAAGACACCTCTGGCAAGCATGAATTGCGGGTAGATGTAACTGCTGATGGTGACCCTGATAAAGAGAATATAGCCTTGGCTTCCTTTTCTGAAAGAAAAGATTTGCAGAATGATCACAGTGAGCTAGATTCACCTGAAATCAATGATGCCCATGTTACCACAGCATCAGTTGGCTCAACCACTCATGATAAGAATGTTGATGCAAAAAGAGGCCTTATTGACACCACAACTCCTTTTGAATCTGTCAAGGAAGCTGTTTCCAAGTTTGGAGGAATTGTGGATTGGAAGGCTCACAGAGAACGGACTGTGGAG CGACGTACTCTAGTAGAACAAGAACTTGAGAAGGCACAAGTGCAGATTCCAGAGTACAAAAAACAAGCAGAGGCTGCAGAAAAGGCAAAAGTCAAAGTTCTGCAGGAGCTCGACAGTACTAAGAGACTAATAGAAGAGCTAAAACTTAACCTAGAGCGAGCACAAACAGAAGAGCATCAAGCAAGACAGGACTCGGAACTTGCAAAGCTCAGGGTGGAAGAGATGGAGCAGGGTATCGCAGATGAATCAAGTGTTGCAGCCAAGGCACAACTTGAGGTTGCTAAAGGCAGGTTAAAAGCAGCTATTACAGATTTAGCATCTGTAAAAGAGGAGCTCGAAGTTTTGCGTAAGGAATATGCTTCCTTAGTGACGGACAAAGATCAAGCTATTAAGAAAGCTGAGGAGGCAGTTGCTGCATCGAAGGAAGTAGAGAAGACAGTGGAAGATTTAACTATTGAGTTAATTTCTCTAAAGGAGTCATTAGAGATTGCACATGCTGCACACTTGGAAGCAGAGGAACAAAGAATAGGCTCCGTCATGGTAAGAGACCAGGATTCTCTCGATTGGGAGAAGGAACTCGAACATACGGAAGAAGAGCTTCAGAGACTCAATGAGCAGATTTTGTCTGCAAAGGATCTCAAATCTAAACTAGAAACAGCCTCTGCTTTATTACTTGATTTGAAAGCTGAATTAACTGCTTATATGGAGTCGAAAATAAAGCAGGAAGGTGATGAGGGAGCAGAGAAGACACACATTGATATGCAAGCAGCAGCTGAATTAGCAAGAAAGGAACTTGATGAAATAAAGCTTAACACAGAGAAGGCAACTGCTGAGGTTAGTTGCTTGAAGGTAGCTGCTACATCATTAAAATCAGAACTTGAACAAGAGAAATCTACTCTAGCTTCCATCAGGCAGAGAGAGGGAATGGCATCCATTGCAGTTGCATCTCTTGAAGCTGAATTGGATAGGACTAGATCAGAAATAGCGTTAGTTCAAATGAGGGAgaaagaagccaaggagatgatgACTGAATTACCCAAGAAACTACAACAAACTGCTGAAGAGGCTAATCAGGCCAACTTGCTTGCTCAAGCAGCTCGTGACAAACTGCAAAAAGTAAAGGCAGAAGTAGAGCAAGCTAAGGCTGGCGTAAGTACTATGGAAAGTAGATTACTTGCAGCTCAAAAAGAGATCGAGGCAGCTAAGGCTTCTGAAAAGCTGGCAATAGCAGCAATTAAAGCATTGCAAGAGAGTGAATTAACTAGAAGCAAAAATGAAGTGGATCCATCCACTGGGGTGACACTTTCTTTGGAGGAGTACTATGAGCTCAGCAGACGAGCGCATGAGGCAGAAGAGAGAGCCAATGCGAGGGTAGCAGCTGCTAATGCTGAAATTGAGAAGGCTAAGGAGTCTGAATTGAAGTCCTTCGAGAtgttggatgatgtgaatagagAGATAGCTGCTAGAAGGGAAGCTTTGAAGTTGGCAATGGAAAGAGCTGAGAAGGCAAGGGAAGCAAAATTAGGTGTAGAACAGCAATTACGAAAATGGAGGGCTGAACATGTGCAACGAAGAAAGGCCAGTGAATCTGGTCAAGGAGGTGTAAACCAGACTAAAAGTCCTAGGGGTAGTTTTGAAGGAAGGAAGGAAGCCCACACTGCAGATAATTTGTCTAGTCCAAAGTCTTTGGTGCATGTAGAGCATGATGAAGGTGGAACTTCCCCAGAATCAAAACatgataaaaagaagaagaagtcaTTGTTTCCCCGGGTTTTGATGTTCTTTGCTAAGAGGAAAGTGCACAAGTCagggaattga
- the LOC107605833 gene encoding photosystem I chlorophyll a/b-binding protein 5, chloroplastic → MAVAIGRNFHFQPCSSFKSKSIFIHKPSPGITYLWLHPAAGARVANGRSRQICAAVQQRATWLPGLDPPSYLDGTLAGDFGFDPLGLGEDPESLRWYVQAELVHCRFAMLGVLGILVTDLLRVTGLSKIPVWFEAGAAKYDIANTQTLLVVQLILMGFVETKRYMDFVSPGSQAKASFFGIEDSFEGLEPGYPGGPILNPLGLAKDIKNAHDWKLKEIKNGRLAMVAMLGIFVQASVTHVGPIDNLVEHLSNPWHKTIIQTLANS, encoded by the exons ATGGCTGTGGCAATAGGAAGAAACTTCCATTTTCAGCCATGCTCTTCCTTCAAAAGTAAGAGCATCTTCATACATAAACCTTCACCAGGCATAACATACTTGTGGCTCCACCCTGCTGCAGGAGCCAGAGTCGCTAATGGACGCAGTAGGCAAATTTGTGCGGCGGTGCAACAGCGAGCAACATGGCTCCCAGGGCTCGATCCCCCGTCCTATCTCGACGGAAC TTTGGCTGGAGATTTCGGGTTTGACCCTCTTGGACTTGGAGAGGATCCTGAAAGCTTGAGATGGTACGTGCAAGCAGAACTAGTCCACTGTCGCTTTGCCATGCTTGGAGTCCTGGGAATTCTTGTCACAGAT TTACTCCGTGTCACAGGACTTAGTAAGATACCAGTTTGGTTTGAAGCGGGTGCAGCGAAATATGACATTGCCAACACACAGACCCTTTTAGTTGTTCAACTAATCTTGATGGG GTTTGTTGAAACAAAAAGGTACATGGATTTTGTTAGCCCTGGATCTCAAGCTAAAGCCTCCTTCTTTGGAATAGAAGATTCATTTGAAGGCTTGGAGCCAGGCTATCCTGGGGGACCTATATTAAATCCCCTTGGCCTAGCCAAAGACATAAAAAATGCTCATGACTGGAAGCTTAAAGAGATCAAGAATG GGCGACTCGCAATGGTGGCAATGCTTGGGATTTTTGTGCAAGCTTCGGTGACTCATGTTGGACCAATTGATAACCTTGTGGAGCATCTCTCCAATCCATGGCATAAGACTATTATTCAGACCCTTGCCAATTCTTAG
- the LOC107605831 gene encoding protein CYPRO4 produces MGANHSRDELLDSSDEEEEEVNYEDATEGGGGDSSSERRIKSPSSLDEVEAKLKALKLKYSSATPNAVKLYLHVGGNTPQAKWVTADKLTSYSFVRARRLGEEQDEEEEDDEDDDEQEGGESWWFLKVGSKIRSKVGLEMQLKAFASQRRVDFVSRAVWAMKFFTEQDYNTFITRFQDCMFENTHGVEATEQNKLKVYGKDFIGWANPDAADDSMWEDAEDAFAKSPASATPVRATQDLREEFEEAANGGIQSLALGALDNSFLVGDTGIQVVKNFAHGIHGKGAFVHFGQGYQRDRVCASSLEHCTPKKTLLMKAETNMLLMSPVGGGKLHSTGLHQLDIETGKVVTEWKFGKDGTDITMRDITNDSKGAQLDPTGSTFLGLDDNRLCRWDMRDRNGIVQNIADASTPVLNWAQGHQFSRGTNFQCFATTGDGSIVVGSLDGKIRLYSINSMRQAKTAFPGLGSPITHVDVTYDGKWIVGTTDTYLIVICAVFTDKDGKTKTGFSGRMGNKIAAPRLLKLNPLDSHSAGTNNKFRNAQFSWVTENGKQERHIVATVGKFSVIWNFQQVKDGSHVCYENQQGLKSCYCYKIVLRDDSIVDSRFMHDKFAVTDSPEAPLVIATPMKVSSFSISSKR; encoded by the exons ATGGGTGCCAATCACAGCCGTGATGAGCTTCTAGATTCTTCcgacgaggaagaagaagaagtaaactACGAAGACGCCACTGAAGGAGGAGGTGGAGACTCGAGCTCAGAGCGCAGAATCAAAAGCCCATCATCGCTCGATGAGGTTGAGGCAAAGCTCAAAGCCCTCAAGCTCAAGTACTCATCAGCCACCCCCAACGCCGTCAAGCTCTACCTCCACGTCGGCGGTAACACCCCACAAGCCAAATGGGTAACTGCCGACAAACTCACATCTTACTCTTTCGTTAGGGCCCGGCGACTCGGAGAAGAACAagacgaagaggaagaagacgacgAGGATGACGATGAGCAGGAAGGCGGAGAGTCATGGTGGTTCTTGAAGGTTGGTTCGAAGATCCGATCCAAGGTGGGTTTGGAGATGCAGTTGAAAGCCTTCGCCAGCCAGCGGCGCGTGGACTTCGTTTCACGCGCCGTCTGGGCCATGAAGTTCTTCACGGAGCAAGACTACAATACATTCATCACGCGCTTCCAGGATTGCATGTTTGAAAACACGCACGGCGTTGAGGCCACAGAGCAGAACAAGCTCAAAGTGTACGGCAAGGATTTCATCGGTTGGGCGAATCCCGATGCCGCCGACGATTCCATGTGGGAAGACGCAGAGGACGCGTTCGCCAAGAGCCCCGCCTCCGCCACTCCGGTTAGGGCTACTCAGGATTTGAGGGAAGAGTTCGAAGAAGCCGCGAATGGCGGGATTCAGAGCTTGGCGTTGGGGGCATTGGACAATAGCTTCTTGGTTGGCGATACCGGAATCCAGGTGGTGAAGAATTTCGCTCATGGAATCCATGGGAAGGGTGCTTTTGTGCATTTCGGACAAGGATACCAAAGGGATAGggtttgtgcttcttctttggAGCATTGCACTCCGAAGAAGACGCTCCTGATGAAGGCGGAGACAAACATGCTTCTCATGAGTCCAGTGGGCGGTGGAAAGCTTCACTCCACCGGGCTTCATCAGCTTGATATCGAGACTGGGAAGGTTGTGACTGAGTGGAAGTTTGGTAAAGATGGCACTGATATCACAATGAGGGACATCACTAATGATAGTAAAGGTGCTCAATTGGATCCTACAGGTTCAACTTTTCTAGGTTTGGATGATAACAGGCTTTGTAGGTGGGACATGCGCGATCGCAATGGGATTGTTCAGAACATTGCTGATGCTAGCACCCCAGTGTTGAATTGGGCGCAGGGCCACCAGTTTTCAAGAGGGACTAATTTCCAGTGCTTTGCTACCACTGGTGATGGTTCCATTGTTGTTGGGTCTCTGGATGGGAAGATTCGCCTCTATTCGATCAACTCTATGAGGCAGGCCAAGACGGCTTTTCCTGGCCTCGGTTCGCCTATTACTCATGTTGATGTTACCTACGATGGGAAGTGGATTGTGGGCACAACGGATACATATTTGATTGTCATTTGTGCTGTGTTTACTGATAAGGATGGAAAGACAAAAACTGGTTTTTCTGGTCGCATGGGGAATAAGATTGCTGCTCCTAGGTTGTTGAAGCTGAATCCTCTGGATTCTCATTCAGCTGGAACCAATAACAAGTTCCGCAATGCTCAGTTTTCATGG GTGACTGAAAATGGGAAGCAGGAGCGCCATATAGTAGCCACAGTGGGGAAATTCAGTGTGATATGGAATTTCCAACAAGTCAAGGATGGTTCTCATGTGTGCTACGAGAATCAGCAGGGTCTAAAGAGTTGTTACTGCTACAAGATAGTCCTCAGGGATGATTCCATTGTTGATAGCCGATTTATGCATGACAAGTTTGCAGTTACTGATTCTCCTGAGGCTCCATTGGTGATTGCTACCCCAATGAAAGTTAGCTCTTTCAGCATATCCAGCAAGCGATGA